In Candidatus Babeliales bacterium, the genomic stretch ATCTCCTCTCTAGATGGGTATCTGCTCAGAATTTTTATCAAGTTTCTCTCGCACGGCAGGCTTAATCGCTGGAGGAGTCTCCCACTTTTTCCATGGGGCTCCCGTTAACCACAGTTGTTCTAATTTTTCATGGTCGCGTATCGTATCCATACACTGCCAAAAACCATGGTGTTTATAAATTTTCAGTTGCCTATCTCGAACGACCTCGGGGAGAGCATGTTGTTCCAAAATACATGACGATTCCGTAGATAGATATTTAAGAAATCCTCTGTTGAATACGAAAAATCCACCATTGATCCAGTCTTCAGCGGTGCCAGCTTTTTCCGAAAATTTTGCAACAACATCTTTTGATATTTTTAAGTTCCCAAAACGAAACGGATTCCTTACACCAGTCAATGTAGCTAATTGCCCATGTTGCAAGTGAAAATCAACAAGTTTATTAATATCCACATCTGCAACGCCATCTCCGTATGTGCACATAAAATAATCTGTATTCACATATCGTGCAGCGCGCGCAATTCTGCCACCCGTCAAGCATTCAGAACCAGTATCAACCAACGTAATCTCCCATCGATCATCATCCATTTGATGCTCGATGATACTTCCGGTTTGGGTATTGATTGTAAAATCAACGTTATGATAACGATAATTTAAAAAATAATTGCGGATCACATCGCCTTTATAACCAAGGCAAACAATAAATCTACGAAAGCCATACGAAGAATAAATTTTCATAATGTGCCAGATAATGGGTTTACCACCTACCAACACCATTGGCTTAGGTTTAAACTCAGTTTCTTCTCTAAGCCTGGTCCCATAACCCCCTGCTAAAATCATAACCGGTACATTATTTTTCATAGTAACATCAGCCCCATGTCAAATTTTGTGAGAGCATACCATACTCCCCCCACTCTGTCTCTATTTTTGGACAAGCATCGCCACGATATAATGCACAAACACAAGCGATCAAAATGCAAGAAATTCTGTGGACATTTACTGAGCAGGATGGTAGCTTCCTTTCGGCTATAGATATTGAATGAAAGATAGAAAAAAATGAAACAACAGACAGATCTTAAAAAACTCTCCACTGATTGGTTGATAGCGAGCAATAGCGTCAGATACTCCTACAACTTCCAATGGATGGGTATCCCCATTATACAGCTCCCCCAAGACATTGTTGCTATGCAAGAACTCATTTGGGAAGTTAAACCAGATTACATTGTAGAAACAGGCATCGCACACGGCGGCTCTGTTATCTTTTATGCATCTATGCTGAAACTAGTTGCTAATAATGGCAAAGTCATCGCTGTTGACATCGATATCAGGGAAACCAATAAAAAAGCCATTGAAAGTCACCCTCTCTTTAATAATGTCACCTTGCTCGAAGGTTCATCAACCGACCAAAGCATTGTTGAGAAGATTGCTTCATATATAAACCCAGAGAAAAAGGTACTTGTATGCCTAGACTCAAATCATACGCACGCTCACGTCCTTGAAGAGCTACAGCTCTACTCTCCACTTGTAACCAAAGATAGCTATCTCGTTGTTTTCGATACAACCATAGAGGATGTTCCGAGTGAACTATTCTCAAATAGACCATGGGACAGGAAAAATAATCCAAAAACAGCAATCGTTGAGTTTCTTAAAACTAATAACCGATTTGTAGTTGATCGGACAATCGATGAAAAACTATTAATCACGGCGAATCGTGACGGTTTTTTGAAATGTATTGCAAATTAACTTGCCACCAGCAAAAAAACAAGAGGAATCGCGATGTTCATAATTCTTTCCAACGATCTGTATTGATTGGCACCACTATATCAGATTTTATAACCAATTCCCGAATTTTCATAAATTGAATCGGGTACATGCCTAGCAATTTAGAATATTGCTTCACTAACAACTTGCGCTGTATTTTTTTTTCATATCGTTCTCGAATCCATGACCGTCTCTGATTGATCCAAGCAATACTTTTCGCAGGAAGCAAGTGTTTTATATAGCTTTTAAAACGCGATATCGGCACTGCAACCGGCGGAACAACCGCCCAGTCAGGCTTCCAATTAACAAAGCGATTGGTGTAGAAATGGGCCAAAGTTTCTGCACGTTCTCGCTCGACCCCCCCATATTCACACAACCATCGCCCAATGACTTCGTGGACTAAACACATTTTTTGAAACAAATTTTTGTAGAGCAACTGAGAATGATCGAATCCCATACTATTAGAATCACTCGCACTCTGTCGTATGAAATATAGAACATCCAAAACCTTGGTTTTTCCTAAAATACCCGCTAACGCCCTATGTAACGCCTCAACAAAGATCACATCTAGAGGGCACCTCTGTATTTCTCCAAATATACGACGAAACGCATTTGTTCTATAAACAGCATAATATGCATCTTTATAGCGCTCCAGCATGTAGTGTAGGCGTTCAACTGGATCGTCCGATCTGGCCTCAGGTAATCTGAATGGCAGAAGCGGTTTCCATATAAAATCATTATTAGCCAATCTCCGTTTTAAAAAAAACTCAATCTGCCTTCCCTGACAGCATACATAATCGACATTTTCATCCAAAAACTGGATTGATTTCTCTATAGCATCCAAAATAAAAAAATCATCGTCCGGGGCAAGAAGAGTGTACGGTGTAGTCACAAGGTTCGCAGCATCAACAACCTTGATGGCGCAACTCAAAAAATGTGCAAGGGCATCAACCTCTTTATTAGCATCCTCTAAATGTCTGTACTCAATATCAAGGCCGCAAGAGTTGAATTTTTCTACAAGAACTTTATTTTCCGCTGCATGCTTAGAACCACTGGAATCAGCAATAATAATCTTACATGCTGCGTTCATCTCGCTATAGTATGCAAGCGATCTTGCTAAAAAATGAGATCTATCGTGAGTGATCAAAATCATGGTCACATCTTTGAGGCGGCTATTGTTCATACATAATCTCCCCCACTAAACCATGATGTTGCCTCATTTTTTTCAACACACCATCTTTCCCAAACTCGTATACATAGTCACATCTTTGAATTGTAGATAAACGGTGCGCAACAATAATTAGCGTCCTCCCAACACTTTCTTGATAAACCTCCTCCATAATTGCACTCTCAGTCTCATAGTCCAAGGACGATGTTGCTTCATCCAATATTAAGATTTCGGGGTCATTATATAAAGCTCTGGCAATTGCGATCCTTTGTCTTTGCCCGCCACTTAACATCGTACCAGCCTCACCAACTTCTGTATGAATTCCCCGACGCTGAGTAAGAAAATCAAATATGTGAGCCTTTTTGAGAGATTCACATATTCTTTGTTCATCATATTTTCGACCAAAGACAATATTCTCGGCCACTGTGCCATCAAACAAATATACCGATTGTGGAACATACCCAATCTTACTTCTCCAAGAACGCATGGTATTCTTATCTAAGACTTGTCCATCGACAATAATATTTCCTAATAAAGGAGCACAAATCCCCGTAATCAAATCTATGAGAGTACTCTTACCAGAGCCACTCTCACCAACAAATGCCACTTTATCGCCTTTACGAATACTAAATGAAAGGCCTTCAAATATTGCGTTCTCGGGTTTGTAGTGAAATGATACATTCTGGAACTTAAGGGTCGATTGAAAGGGAATCTTACCATCTCCAAGATTATCCTCATCCCTCAAAAACGATACGTTAACAATATCTAGAGAACTAACGGCAAAAATCATCTGGTTGTATAATGTCATTACGCGGTTTAGTGATGTTAAAAATCGATAGAACGCTAAAGCATATGCAGATAAAATTGGAACAATATATACAGCCGTATCTGCTCGGTATACAACATATACCAAGACCGCAATTATAGTTCCCAATCCTAAAACTTCAAAAAGCGGCCTGGGGACGCTTTGTAATGTCATATTAACGACATGCGCTCGAGCAACTCTTGCACCCGCATGATCAAAGAGTTCTTGTAAAAACTTTTCATTCCCAGCCAGTTTAGCGATTTTAAAATTCGCAAATGTCTCGTAAAAGGCCCTCGAAAGATCCGTTAGACCCCGAGAAACTCTAACCCCAGACAATGCAACTTCTCGAGAAAAAAACCGCAAAAGTATGGCCCCAACC encodes the following:
- a CDS encoding TIGR00180 family glycosyltransferase, which produces MNNSRLKDVTMILITHDRSHFLARSLAYYSEMNAACKIIIADSSGSKHAAENKVLVEKFNSCGLDIEYRHLEDANKEVDALAHFLSCAIKVVDAANLVTTPYTLLAPDDDFFILDAIEKSIQFLDENVDYVCCQGRQIEFFLKRRLANNDFIWKPLLPFRLPEARSDDPVERLHYMLERYKDAYYAVYRTNAFRRIFGEIQRCPLDVIFVEALHRALAGILGKTKVLDVLYFIRQSASDSNSMGFDHSQLLYKNLFQKMCLVHEVIGRWLCEYGGVERERAETLAHFYTNRFVNWKPDWAVVPPVAVPISRFKSYIKHLLPAKSIAWINQRRSWIRERYEKKIQRKLLVKQYSKLLGMYPIQFMKIRELVIKSDIVVPINTDRWKEL
- a CDS encoding cephalosporin hydroxylase family protein, whose amino-acid sequence is MKQQTDLKKLSTDWLIASNSVRYSYNFQWMGIPIIQLPQDIVAMQELIWEVKPDYIVETGIAHGGSVIFYASMLKLVANNGKVIAVDIDIRETNKKAIESHPLFNNVTLLEGSSTDQSIVEKIASYINPEKKVLVCLDSNHTHAHVLEELQLYSPLVTKDSYLVVFDTTIEDVPSELFSNRPWDRKNNPKTAIVEFLKTNNRFVVDRTIDEKLLITANRDGFLKCIAN
- the rfbF gene encoding glucose-1-phosphate cytidylyltransferase, with the translated sequence MKNNVPVMILAGGYGTRLREETEFKPKPMVLVGGKPIIWHIMKIYSSYGFRRFIVCLGYKGDVIRNYFLNYRYHNVDFTINTQTGSIIEHQMDDDRWEITLVDTGSECLTGGRIARAARYVNTDYFMCTYGDGVADVDINKLVDFHLQHGQLATLTGVRNPFRFGNLKISKDVVAKFSEKAGTAEDWINGGFFVFNRGFLKYLSTESSCILEQHALPEVVRDRQLKIYKHHGFWQCMDTIRDHEKLEQLWLTGAPWKKWETPPAIKPAVREKLDKNSEQIPI
- a CDS encoding ABC transporter ATP-binding protein is translated as MYLKDVLFRINSLLMPKDRLRLLGLLGFSVLVSLTETTGITLMLPFISLATNFDVIHSNYYLSYWYHYFGCSGPASFITILGCVLVVFYTVKNIMSLWFIYGVTLFSQDCFYRFSSRFFAKFLRADYLSVMRYHSAKINKMVLADSTHLAVIVNSAIQLLSEMMLFVFIYVALLWVNLKLTLVLTVFFSLVGAILLRFFSREVALSGVRVSRGLTDLSRAFYETFANFKIAKLAGNEKFLQELFDHAGARVARAHVVNMTLQSVPRPLFEVLGLGTIIAVLVYVVYRADTAVYIVPILSAYALAFYRFLTSLNRVMTLYNQMIFAVSSLDIVNVSFLRDEDNLGDGKIPFQSTLKFQNVSFHYKPENAIFEGLSFSIRKGDKVAFVGESGSGKSTLIDLITGICAPLLGNIIVDGQVLDKNTMRSWRSKIGYVPQSVYLFDGTVAENIVFGRKYDEQRICESLKKAHIFDFLTQRRGIHTEVGEAGTMLSGGQRQRIAIARALYNDPEILILDEATSSLDYETESAIMEEVYQESVGRTLIIVAHRLSTIQRCDYVYEFGKDGVLKKMRQHHGLVGEIMYEQ